A stretch of DNA from Gammaproteobacteria bacterium:
GGGGCCTGGTAACCGCGCGCCCCGCACAGCACCGCGGCGGTGGCGATCGCCAACACGCTGGCCAGCGGGTGACGCCGGCCTTGCGCGCGACGTGGGTCGGGTATGGCTCGGAAGAACTCCGGCAACGCAGTCATGTGTTCGGCGCTGAGCTTCAGTCGCACGCAACCGCTGTGGTAACGGGCATCCAAACGTGGGCAACAGAGCAACGCGCGGGCATTGCGCTGCAACGGCTGAACGAAGACCCGCTTCGGCGACGCGCTCGGGCGGTAT
This window harbors:
- a CDS encoding transposase family protein, yielding YRPSASPKRVFVQPLQRNARALLCCPRLDARYHSGCVRLKLSAEHMTALPEFFRAIPDPRRAQGRRHPLASVLAIATAAVLCGARGYQAPQPDLILL